A genomic segment from Flavobacterium inviolabile encodes:
- a CDS encoding lipocalin family protein: MKNIRNIGMGLLIAGGLLFTACDVEPVDGALLTNNGGNTGGGNTGGGNTGGGNTGGGNTGGGNITGTYLMTAFNTSVPTDLNGDGTPSTNQMNETNCFNNSLLVLNANNTFTASSNGIDIVSDGVTETMECFTDPNLTGTWTLTGTTLSLTYTDEGETYTDNYTVSGSTITASVEEGQVVGTANDGSPVYLTATISIVYTKQ; this comes from the coding sequence TACTGCTTGTGATGTAGAGCCGGTAGACGGAGCTTTGCTAACCAATAACGGAGGGAATACAGGAGGAGGAAACACAGGTGGTGGCAATACCGGCGGCGGAAACACTGGTGGCGGTAATACCGGTGGCGGCAATATCACAGGGACGTATTTAATGACAGCCTTTAATACTTCTGTTCCTACCGATTTGAATGGAGACGGCACACCTTCAACCAATCAGATGAATGAAACAAACTGTTTTAACAATAGCCTGTTAGTATTGAATGCCAATAATACGTTTACGGCATCCTCCAATGGAATTGATATTGTTTCTGACGGAGTAACGGAAACGATGGAATGCTTTACCGATCCGAATCTTACCGGTACGTGGACATTAACCGGTACTACTTTATCACTAACGTATACGGATGAAGGAGAAACCTATACAGATAATTATACGGTTTCCGGAAGTACGATAACAGCATCTGTTGAAGAAGGACAGGTTGTAGGCACTGCCAATGACGGTTCGCCGGTTTACCTGACAGCGACTATCAGCATTGTCTATACAAAACAATAA